In Notamacropus eugenii isolate mMacEug1 chromosome 1, mMacEug1.pri_v2, whole genome shotgun sequence, one genomic interval encodes:
- the PCARE gene encoding photoreceptor cilium actin regulator: MGCAPSHSDIVNSMTRSGIQFWKKPKTILSAHQAVPLLVKGSTCYGHGAASPQGHRQQAIEHPDLGRNQNMARSLHLFAGNASPGRREFGNTALDAAVAVSETIESQKHLTEHIQLEGQNSSREDFCWNDEKVYSAKESSKKGKTPTGHTLGKESCYCQAQDFLAYGPEDKVDFPEPLVKAHHRAYAFLHPSLSRYEAILGIAHEAAQTQQYLQQMVGFLLWRFDEINKLLGEIANDGEVLLQEAGAHLAWPVGKEVPSFQPDLLQQLLQYTANRMQVLHHTVTALTSSALQDSSSYLHSAAQHLDKKLETKGELDQCLLKAIGLLKGCVAGPSMPKVDDRPLYSDDSGIGADNESLHSVDKLGKQASWDSLDEPTERKPWVSSYRETKALADSWQHHPSVSGSSRPQDCALETQRAHLAALSIPLHANETLANTHSCSLQLGKRSSQNALKTRAPEKGEHFRDNRSTGPPLLTDEENSNPEEEEDNDDEDVTTSLNHSQRETWSLRPTTSPALTERMLWPRFKRIESPQAQEMILKMKDAISERIKFVPAQPAHKEWTEDEETKIILPARPRTVSEGKRSSGRPKRSKSEESLKDHTEDPTLLELQRVQKDLSQRLETFYGFRKKRKTLNKEEHHVPGTDMLCLDSRSRPLQGSSISKLKASLAKSLSILPSQEKIFLQKPDLNSKSQQSSEGKAETLSKATTPVQEHISWERENEAPETPGWNGDGCNPRPSVRKLIETFSPTEEMVMPMSPRPSGEVSGIKKFGVPIMPSRFPIYRGLAPLYPKHQISPGTTGEPPKLDQNWRPFAPIFTPLPRMAQVSKSAPNSETEEDLEDLPPPPPEILMDNSFNSLKTPGDPEPGGCPAEVPNKLHPVGLPPTRKSASQRLKTSLKPIDLLPSKNVPNPIPPSGKGSGNTKTERKARNLSLELIHAPGTNHNQEKPGVAQRQSEAEEVASLNEQPHKVIHLPHPQRTAGPNGNKEVSMPRPPRSEGLRQTPALVRKVSPTRIHWSHRTEKRNLSPPASHRPTELPTQPSLPHVQRQSSPPFSPRTSPLTRARTPSPPTSPPASRKSASPLLQPQNPSSPTEIPQSPQAPQELSSPLVSHREVSPPPAGSTPTPPISLSQEPKEPSSCEESDLAPGKVAPNTCSIFCPATSSLFEAKSPSSPKGSPTEGEELPEMAAEAKRTMPRQWGEPQRRMALCVLNPQPFIRRTASDHRPRVRLRMPGSASVGTTSELCSQTSSEDNSPKEGAPWNSLCLSDMKGSSRCASHPDLYVVGRGFQRE, translated from the coding sequence ATGGGGTGTGCGCCTTCCCATAGTGACATTGTCAACAGTATGACCAGGAGTGGTATCCAGTTTTGGAAAAAACCCAAGACCATTTTGTCAGCACATCAGGCTGTCCCTTTGCTGGTTAAAGGCTCTACTTGCTATGGCCATGGAGCGGCCTCACCTCAGGGCCACAGGCAGCAGGCAATAGAGCATCCAGATCTCGGGAGGAATCAGAACATGGCCCGAAGTCTCCATCTGTTTGCTGGGAATGCTTCTCCAggcaggagagaatttggaaacaCGGCCCTAGATGCTGCAGTGGCTGTGTCAGAGACCATCGAGTCTCAAAAACACTTGACTGAGCATATACAGCTAGAGGGTCAGAACTCTTCCAGGGAGGACTTCTGCTGGAATGATGAGAAGGTATATAGTGCCAAGGAGTCTTCTAAGAAAGGAAAGACTCCTACTGGCCACACATTGGGGAAAGAGAGTTGCTACTGTCAAGCCCAAGACTTTCTTGCTTATGGGCCTGAAGACAAGGTAGATTTCCCTGAACCCCTGGTGAAGGCTCACCACAGGGCTTATGCCTTTCTGCATCCCAGCCTCTCCAGATATGAAGCAATACTGGGCATAGCCCATGAGGCTGCCCAAACCCAGCAGTACCTCCAGCAAATGGTGGGATTCTTGCTCTGGCGCTTTGATGAGATCAACAAGCTCTTGGGAGAGATTGCCAATGATGGAGAAGTCCTCCTCCAAGAAGCTGGAGCCCATCTGGCTTGGCCAGTTGGTAAGGAGGTCCCATCATTCCAGCCAGATCTCCTGCAACAGCTGCTACAGTACACTGCCAATAGGATGCAGGTTCTCCATCACACAGTGACTGCCCTCACCTCCAGCGCTCTGCAGGACTCCAGTAGCTATCTCCACTCTGCTGCCCAACATTTGGACAAAAAATTAGAGACTAAAGGAGAACTGGACCAGTGCCTCCTGAAGGCTATAGGGCTCCTCAAAGGTTGTGTGGCTGGCCCCAGCATGCCCAAGGTCGATGATCGGCCTCTGTATTCTGACGACAGTGGCATTGGGGCTGATAATGAGTCTCTGCATTCTGTGGACAAATTGGGGAAACAGGCCAGCTGGGATTCTTTGGATGAGCCCACAGAAAGGAAGCCTTGGGTTTCATCCTACAGGGAGACCAAGGCATTGGCAGATTCCTGGCAGCATCACCCATCGGTATCAGGGTCCAGTagaccccaggactgtgctcttGAAACACAAAGAGCTCACCTAGCTGCACTGAGTATCCCTTTACATGCCAATGAAACTCTAGCAAATACACACTCTTGTTCTCTGCAGCTGGGGAAGAGGTcttcacaaaatgctttaaaaaccagggCCCCTGAGAAAGGGGAACATTTCAGAGACAACAGGTCAACCGGCCCTCCACTCCTCACTGATGAGGAAAACAGCAatccagaggaggaggaggacaatgaTGATGAAGACGTCACCACTAGCCTGAATCACAGTCAGAGAGAGACTTGGTCCTTGAGGCCAACAACTTCCCCAGCTCTCACAGAAAGGATGTTGTGGCCACGTTTCAAGAGAATCGAGAGCCCCCAGGCCCAGGAGATGATTCTCAAGATGAAGGACGCAATTAGTGAGAGAATCAAGTTTGTCCCAGCCCAACCAGCACACAAGGAATGGACAgaggatgaagaaacaaagataatCCTTCCTGCTAGGCCACGCACAGTCAGCGAGGGCAAGAGGTCGTCTGGGAGACCAAAGCGATCCAAGTCGGAGGAATCCCTCAAGGATCACACTGAAGATCCCACACTCCTGGAATTGCAGAGGGTCCAGAAGGACCTCAGCCAGAGGCTAGAGACGTTTTATGGCTTCCgtaagaaaaggaaaacactgaACAAAGAGGAGCACCATGTCCCCGGAACAGATATGTTGTGTCTGGACAGTAGAAGTAGGCCCCTCCAGGGCTCCTCCATTAGTAAGCTGAAAGCTTCCCTTGCCAAGAGCCTCAGCATTCTGCCTAGTCAGGAAAAGATTTTCTTGCAGAAACCTGATCTCAACTCTAAGAGTCAGCAGTCCAGCGAAGGAAAAGCTGAGACACTTTCAAAGGCTACCACACCTGTCCAGGAACATATATCCTGGGAAAGAGAAAACGAGGCTCCTGAGACCCCAGGTTGGAATGGTGATGGATGTAACCCTCGACCGTCTGTCAGGAAACTCATTGAAACATTTAGTCCTACTGAAGAGATGGTGATGCCAATGAGCCCCAGACCCTCTGGGGAGGTCAGTGGCATCAAGAAGTTTGGTGTTCCCATCATGCCTTCCAGATTTCCTATTTATAGAGGGCTTGCccctttgtatcccaagcaccaGATTTCTCCAGGAACAACTGGAGAGCCCCCCAAATTAGATCAAAACTGGAGGCCCTTTGCACCAATCTTTACACCTCTCCCTAGAATGGCACAAGTCTCTAAGAGTGCTCCAAACAGTGAAACAGAGGAAGATTTAGAGgatctccctcccccacctccagaaATCCTGATGGACAACTCATTCAATTCACTGAAGACCCCTGGAGATCCAGAGCCTGGAGGGTGTCCAGCTGAAGTGCCTAACAAGCTTCATCCAGTGGGGCTTCCCCCCACCAGGAAATCAGCTTCCCAAAGGTTGAAGACTTCCCTGAAGCCCATTGACTTACTGCCTAGCAAAAATGTGCCCAACCCCATCCCTCCCAGTGGCAAAGGGTCAGGGAACACCAAGACAGAGAGGAAAGCCAGAAATCTCTCCTTAGAGCTGATCCATGCACCTGGGACCAACCACAACCAAGAGAAACCAGGTGTGGCCCAGAGACAGTCAGAAGCAGAAGAGGTTGCGAGTCTGAACGAACAACCCCATAAGGTGATAcatctgccccacccccaaagaACAGCTGGGCCAAATGGAAACAAGGAAGTCAGTATGCCCAGACCACCCCGATCGGAAGGACTGAGGCAGACCCCAGCTCTGGTGAGGAAAGTCTCCCCTACAAGGATACACTGGTCACACAGGACTGAAAAGAGAAACCTTAGCCCGCCTGCCTCCCACAGACCCACTGAGCTGCCCACCCAGCCGAGCCTCCCTCATGTGCAAAGACAGTCCAGCCCCCCTTTTAGCCCTAGGACAAGCCCTCTGACCAGGGCCAGGACTCCTAGCCCCCCAACAAGCCCCCCAGCATCAAGAAAATCAGCTTCTCCACTCCTCCAACCCCAAAATCCCAGTTCTCCCACAGAAATCCCTCAGAGCCCCCAAGCTCCCCAAGAGCTCTCAAGTCCACTGGTCAGTCACAGAGAAGTGAGCCCTCCTCCCGCTGGTTCCACCCCTACCCCTCCAATCTCCCTATCCCAGGAACCCAAGGAACCAAGCTCATGTGAGGAGAGTGATCTAGCTCCAGGCAAGGTGGCCCCCAACACCTGTTCCATATTCTGTCCTGCAACCTCCTCTCTGTTTGAGGCCAAATCTCCATCCTCCCCCAAAGGATCACCCACAGAGGGTGAGGAGCTTCCAGAGATGGCAGCAGAGGCTAAGAGAACCATGCCAAGGCAGTGGGGGGAGCCCCAAAGAAGGATGGCCTTGTGTGTTCTCAACCCTCAGCCTTTCATCAGAAGGACTGCCTCTGACCATAGGCCAAGAGTACGCCTCCGGATGCCCGGCTCAGCCTCTGTCGGGACCACAAGCGAACTGTGTAGCCAGACCAG